In Camelina sativa cultivar DH55 chromosome 13, Cs, whole genome shotgun sequence, the genomic window ACTGTGTTTTACCTCGGTGTCCCAACAGCGTTGAGCAGAGTAATGACGGAAGGAATGTAAACCGCTCCCCACTTAGGTACTGAAACTTCCGGTACAAGAACCGTAGCTGGTAAGATCACACAGTAGAAGATGAAAGTAACAATGTGTGCTACTAGCTTCCTAACCACGAAGAAGCTATAGATCACATGAACTTTCTTCCATAAAGTCACGTTCTGCCAAAcaagaacagagagaaaaaagaaatcccGGTTAAATCTTAACCGATTAAATTTGGTTATGTCATATCTAGAGAGTTTAGAAGGAAACCTTATTGGTCATGATTTCAAATGCCATTTTCCTGAAAAGATTAGCTGGACCACATGACCATCTGTGCTGTTGATACCTATATGCCTTGAATGTACTTGGTAACTCGTTTTTAACCTAGAGTAGTTAAAACCcatattaataacattatttacaaatcaaccattataaaaattttattttatgatcaAAAACAATACTAGTATATTATATACCTTCAAAGAACCGAGGTACAAGAATTTCCAACCCTTGAGACTAGCTCGCACGGCCAAATCCATATCTTCCACGGTCGTTCTATCTTTCCAACCACCAGCTTCGTTCAATGCCGATATTCTCCATATTCCAGCAGTCCCTATAAATTATCgtaaaaccaaacacattcaaTGGAAACTCAAATTgttaataaccaaaaatatttaaaattatagaaatagtAGTAGTACCGTTGAATCCGAAGAAAGCATAAGTAGAAGAACCAACTTCTTGTTCGACGGTAAAATGATAGTCCAAAGACATTTCTTGCATCCTTGTCATCAAACATTCATCAGAATTTACTGCAAAGACATTAAAAAGGTTgagtaaataaatttatttgtgtaGCAAAACAATAAATGTGGATACTCTCCATTTATGAAAGACATTAAAAACAAGTCGGTGAAATTGGAAATCAATGTTCTCAATTATGAAAATTGTAATAGACAGCTAGCTAGCTCTCATCAACATGCCCAATTAGACCACAACAGCTCTTTACATTTTGTCACATGACTTTGGTAGTTTCTCTCCTCTAATAGcatgattaaacaaattaaagtatCAATTATTGGTCGTATACTCGTATCAGGAtctgaatttaaaaaaaaaaaaaaaacaaataaatatttacataaaaaagtGAGTGgtgtgagagtgagagtgaCAGAGACAAgttaagagagaagagagagcagCTAATGGTCTCTAGGTGACCCCTCGTTGTTGCACATGGAGCAGGGAGATGGAAGGTGTCTAGCTACTCAACGTGGCGGATCTAGTAAAAATTGACTAATCTACCCATACTGTTTTTACTAAATGACAAAAACATTACCCCTATGACCCTACACTTCCCAATATGTTCTCTGCACTCAATTATGGGACACGACGCGAGTCCGACGATGCCTGCCAGTGATGCAATTCCACTACTAAACTCTCTCTAATCTAGTTTTGATCAGAAACTATTTCTAAAcatttcttgtttgattttttttttttttttttttttttttttttttttttttgtatttcgagtgaatttttgggttaaaaacaaataagagtGACAGCTTTTACGAGTGCTAGAAGTTATCAGTCTGTAGGTGGAACAATTTTATTGACAGATAGTTTTAATGACTTAAAAAAGTATTTGGAGGAACATTACTACTACTGTATGTCGAAACGAGTGGGAAAGAACATCTTGCTTCGACAAAAATCTATTTATTGGAAGAAAAAGCCAAAACACTGATACCAAATATTCACCAACTCTTGCAGACATACCAATTATAAATGATCAAAAGACATTATAGTATggacttttttatatatttgttgatGTTTACTTAGATTTTCTAAATGTtttcttcctattaaatatatgattagtttaaaaGGGATATTACATGACTCCAAGGATCCTTAAAAATTAATTTCGCatactaataaattaatttttaagggTTTTATAGTTGAAGAAAAAGTAGTTCCACATTTTAAAGGTAGAAGAAGCACAAAAAGTATTCACGAACAAAATCGATACGTCACATCAAGATTCGTTAGGTAGGTTACATTGGGACCTCACAATAAAACACCCACCGACACTTCTAATTAATGTAactaaatctttctttttctacatatatcatttttaattaaaattattaacaactcataatttttaaattactgatatataattatgaagGAGCTCTTAATATAACGATCATATAATATTGTGGTAATTTCTCACTTATATTGAAAATCtatttatagtattaatttGACCCATCTTTACCCTCTCTTTTTTAGCcgtccattaaaaaaaaacgtcaCAATTTcacaggaaaacaaaaaaggaaaaacataatAGCATAAGTACATATCTAATTAACTAATGTGCATTGATAAGATGATTTTGCgtaattattattactaataaATTGTGTATAATTGCACTAATgtgtacatttaaaaaaaaaagtacttagCCTGAAACGGGAGTAGtaattgagagagaaagaaaaaaaaacgaatctcAAACTCGTGTCGAACTTTCTAAATAAGTAGTGATTACTGATTAGCACTACTTAACAATCATGACaccacactaaaaaaaaaaggaggaccAAAACGATCAAATCAAAACTGTGACTCAGAAAAAGAAGAACCGTTAAAATAACGAggttaaaaaaagtaaaaagaagattTACCAAATTTCCAGCGAGCTTGAACAAGAGCAAGCTTTGGGTTATGGAGGAGGAACGGAACGGTTCTCCAGAGAAAATCCGATTCAGGTTGGAAATCAGCGTCGAAGATTGCAACGTAATCGCAGCTTTTGACATAACTCTTCTTCATCCCTTCTTTCAAAGCTCCAGCTTTGTATCCATTTCTGTTGTCTCTGATCTCATACTTTATGTTTACTCCTTTACTCGCCCATCTGCTACACTCCATCTCCACTAGATCCTGTGTACCAACACAACAAAACGAAAGCTATGAGTTCTGCAAAGGTTTTCGAAAGATCTGATCTTTGTTGAAATCGAAGAAGCTTTACTTTGATGGTTGGATCAGTGGAATCATCAAGAACTTGAATGACGATTCGATCAGAAGGCCATGAGAGTCCACAAGCAGCTCCGATAGATAGTTGATAAACCTACATCAATATAAACAACAGCGTTTAAAAACaatggaagaaagaaagaacagagAGATGAGAATCTTGATTTTAAGTTAGGAGACCTCTCGTTCGTTGTACATTGGGATTTGAACAAGGACCATAGGATAAACAGAGTTCCCAAGCTCCATGTCGTCTTTAATCGCTTCATATTTGAAACGTTTGTCTGGCTTTCGACCAAACAGCTTCACAAGAGAGATGACGATTCCCATGTAAACCCTTTCGACGAAGAGCATCACCGACATTGTTAAACAGATGTAAACACCGAGCCTAAGGACTGGGACAATCAACGGAGCTCGTATCTGATCCAAAACCATTGACATTTGCATTGTTAGGTCGTCTCTGTATCCCATGAACGAGTCAGGAATCACAGACGTCGTCGAATCCCCAAGCTCCATCTCTTCTTACTCCGGCGATatattgaaaagagaaaaacagaggaaaaaagcAAAGAACCCTAGAGATCCGTATTAGGGATTTTTCTTGTGAGACACGCAATTGGGAACAATGTGAAGattattttagaaatcaaaGCCAAAGGACGAAACAGAGTACAGAAACAGAGAGACAgagtttttccccttttttttgcTCCTTACGGTGAAAATCTCTGTCTTCTCTGCCTGAATAACTCAGATTGTCGGGATAAAGGagaatttaatttctttttttttttctttcggtgttttggttttgtttttcttgtatttaaAGAGTTTagtaagagagaagaaagataatgaaaggtggagaagaagaaggtgattgttataaaggaagaagagaggagagagatctaaaaacagaaacagaaacagagagccagagagagagagagagagagaatacaCCAGTGTGTGTTTAtgttgtgtgtatgtgtgtgtgtgaaataaAAGAGGGATCAATGTCTTTATATAAAGCCCTTCTTGTCCTAGTATTGTTTTAGACTCTAcattttcctctctttttttttttttcttttttttttgtagaacgTATTGTATACTATTATACTGTTACATGTTATAGAGAAATTAAATGAATTTTCATGATCCATCAACCATAAATTTGCTCTTTCTATATAACTACCAAAACATTATTGAACGACACAAACATTAATGACGTCCAGTCGGAATTTTTAACTAgttgttgttatatattttctgattattttgttaaacagtattttctgatttttttcccattactaaaaaaaatgttttcatttttctcgAGGTGACATAGATGTATTATTCCAGATGTGTAAGGCCATTGTTAAAGGCAAAACACTCTCTCTATTCTAAAcccaattatataataaaaaaatggaacagTGGGCTTAGATTAAAAATATTGGTCTTGGTTCAGAACTGATCCACAGCCCGTTCTAACATTCTTCCTCTCTTCTAATTGGTcggaaaaaaaatgagaaagaaatattttcatttctctCATTCCATCGAAATCGTGTCtagggtttgtttttctttcgaAAATGGCGACAGCTTCGTTCTCGCCATAGTCGCCGCCGAAGCTTTGTTTTCCGGCAATTGAAACACCAAAATCGAAAGGAGAGAAGCTAGTTCCGTCCTATTCTGTCCTTGTCTTCGTCGTTGTCTCCGTCGTTTCCTTTGTCGGGCTTTTGGCATATCGAAACCAGATCTTTCGTTTTCAGATCTTTCGTTTTCCGTCCTATGATGTGGATTGGGTTTTTcgtcttaactactgatcttacattatttcactatatctttattctaagaacaccataattagtt contains:
- the LOC104734399 gene encoding glucomannan 4-beta-mannosyltransferase 9; this encodes MELGDSTTSVIPDSFMGYRDDLTMQMSMVLDQIRAPLIVPVLRLGVYICLTMSVMLFVERVYMGIVISLVKLFGRKPDKRFKYEAIKDDMELGNSVYPMVLVQIPMYNEREVYQLSIGAACGLSWPSDRIVIQVLDDSTDPTIKDLVEMECSRWASKGVNIKYEIRDNRNGYKAGALKEGMKKSYVKSCDYVAIFDADFQPESDFLWRTVPFLLHNPKLALVQARWKFVNSDECLMTRMQEMSLDYHFTVEQEVGSSTYAFFGFNGTAGIWRISALNEAGGWKDRTTVEDMDLAVRASLKGWKFLYLGSLKVKNELPSTFKAYRYQQHRWSCGPANLFRKMAFEIMTNKNVTLWKKVHVIYSFFVVRKLVAHIVTFIFYCVILPATVLVPEVSVPKWGAVYIPSVITLLNAVGTPRSLHLMVFWILFENVMSLHRTKATFIGLLEGGRVNEWIVTEKLGDLKAKSASKTPKKLLRFRFGDRIHVLELGVGMYLLFVGCYDAFFGKNHYYLYLFAQAIAFFIAGFGQIGTIVPNH